In Flavobacterium cerinum, one genomic interval encodes:
- a CDS encoding vWA domain-containing protein, whose product MRRLPVYFLLDTSGSMYGEPIQALNNALSGMINTLRSDAQALDSLWLSIITFDREIKEIVPLTELVQFRLPEITCPQSGPTNTGAALDFVLQKVEQDVIKSSPTQKGDWKPLLFLFTDGKPSDIQLYREKTAQIRAFDFGAVVGCAAGHLANDMMLKELTDNVVHLDTADSQTLKAFFKWVSETIEQGNKSQGTGEAPKLPPPPDEITVIV is encoded by the coding sequence ATGAGAAGACTGCCCGTATATTTTTTGCTGGATACTTCAGGCTCTATGTATGGCGAGCCCATACAAGCACTGAATAATGCGTTAAGCGGAATGATAAATACGCTGCGCAGTGATGCTCAGGCACTGGATTCCCTATGGCTGAGTATCATAACCTTTGATCGGGAAATTAAAGAAATTGTACCGCTTACGGAGCTGGTACAGTTTCGGTTACCCGAAATTACCTGTCCGCAAAGCGGGCCTACGAATACAGGCGCCGCTCTCGATTTTGTACTCCAAAAAGTAGAGCAGGACGTTATTAAAAGTTCACCGACTCAAAAAGGCGACTGGAAACCGTTGTTGTTTCTCTTTACTGACGGAAAACCCTCGGATATACAATTATACCGGGAAAAAACCGCTCAAATAAGAGCATTTGATTTCGGAGCTGTTGTGGGTTGTGCAGCCGGACACCTGGCAAACGACATGATGTTAAAGGAACTGACGGATAATGTGGTCCATCTGGATACAGCCGACAGTCAGACGCTTAAAGCTTTCTTTAAGTGGGTATCCGAAACCATCGAACAAGGGAATAAAAGCCAGGGTACGGGAGAAGCACCGAAACTTCCGCCGCCGCCGGACGAAATCACGGTTATTGTATAA
- a CDS encoding TerD family protein, translated as MAINLSKGQKIDLRKTSGESLTNFCVGVNWGAIETKGLFGLSKKIQNIDLDLSCILVDDQNAICDHLYSPLYRVEVLQQFGLPKGKLETVEGALRHTGDDLQGDSGGDDGLDNEIITVDLTKIRPNVSQIFFFLNNAGSEDFSQIPYSKIRMYEGTPTRVNSVFASYNVSAEGQYVGKQSIIMGKLYKRNNEWKFSAIGDPTDDTFLGQTIHRIVKNYL; from the coding sequence ATGGCTATTAACTTAAGCAAAGGTCAAAAAATTGACCTGAGAAAAACTTCAGGGGAATCCCTTACCAATTTTTGTGTAGGCGTAAACTGGGGTGCAATTGAAACAAAAGGATTATTCGGATTATCAAAAAAAATCCAGAATATCGACCTTGATTTAAGTTGTATTCTTGTTGACGATCAAAATGCAATTTGCGACCATTTATATTCGCCTTTATACCGTGTTGAAGTTTTACAACAATTCGGATTACCGAAAGGAAAACTGGAAACGGTTGAAGGAGCATTACGTCACACCGGAGATGATCTTCAGGGAGATTCAGGAGGAGACGACGGTTTGGACAATGAAATCATCACAGTAGATTTGACTAAAATCCGACCTAACGTATCTCAAATCTTCTTTTTCCTGAATAACGCAGGTAGCGAAGATTTCTCTCAGATTCCGTATTCTAAAATCAGAATGTATGAAGGAACGCCAACTCGTGTAAACTCTGTATTTGCATCGTATAATGTATCGGCAGAAGGACAATACGTAGGAAAGCAATCCATCATCATGGGAAAACTTTACAAACGAAATAACGAATGGAAATTCAGCGCAATCGGTGATCCGACAGACGATACTTTCCTGGGACAAACCATACACCGAATTGTAAAAAATTACCTGTAA
- a CDS encoding TerD family protein, translating to MAINLEKGQRQNISAPKFTVGLGWDTNSSSTGEAFDLDASIFMLGANGKIISDNHFVYYNNLKSPDESVIHTGDNLTGEGDGDDEKVLVDLSKITSDVSEICFVVTIHQADTRRQNFGQIRNSFIRIVDAANNAEIVKYELDEDFSIETAVEFGRIYKRNDEWKFEAVGAGLKGGLQDFLNKYN from the coding sequence AAAAAGGACAAAGACAGAATATATCAGCACCTAAATTTACAGTAGGTTTAGGTTGGGATACAAATTCAAGCAGTACAGGTGAGGCGTTCGACTTAGACGCATCTATCTTTATGTTGGGAGCTAACGGGAAAATTATCAGCGATAATCATTTTGTGTATTACAACAACCTGAAATCACCGGACGAATCTGTAATTCATACCGGAGATAACCTAACAGGTGAAGGAGACGGAGATGATGAAAAAGTACTGGTTGACCTTTCGAAAATAACTTCTGACGTAAGCGAAATCTGTTTCGTAGTTACGATTCACCAGGCGGATACAAGAAGACAAAACTTCGGACAGATCAGAAATTCATTTATCCGTATTGTAGATGCTGCTAATAATGCTGAAATCGTAAAATATGAGTTGGATGAAGATTTCTCAATCGAAACAGCAGTAGAATTCGGAAGAATCTATAAAAGAAATGACGAATGGAAATTCGAAGCAGTTGGTGCCGGATTAAAAGGCGGACTTCAGGATTTCTTAAATAAATACAACTAA